The following are encoded in a window of Panicum virgatum strain AP13 chromosome 5N, P.virgatum_v5, whole genome shotgun sequence genomic DNA:
- the LOC120675631 gene encoding desmethyl-deoxy-podophyllotoxin synthase-like, protein MEQAACYLFMFMALLFPLVLLKLKKRAGNGVRLPPGPWQLPMIGSLHHLLGKPLVHRALADLARRLDAPLMYLRLGEVPVVVATSPDAAHEIMRTHDVTFATRPWSTTMKIMMADGCGLGFAPYGDHWRQLRKISVLELLSARRVQSFRHVREEEVARLVAAVAATPPGEPANLSERIAAAIADSTVRALIGDRFGRREEFLETIEEESKLTSGFNLSDLFPSSAWFVNVLSGTARRSHAMHKKSIELMEHAIKQHEELRATMAAKGRVVEEGALVDVLLRIQKEGGLNVPLTTGTIKAAIFDLFGAGSKTAAITLQWAMSELIRNPNAMKKAQAEVRNILNGKPKVTEDDLGEMKYLKLIIKETLRLHPPAPLLIPRESMDSCKILGYDVPKGTTVLVNAWAIGRDPRYWEDADEFKPERFESISVDFRGTDFEYIPFGAGRRICPGIPFAQANMELVLAALLYHFDWKVASGMKPSELDMAEEMGLTIRRKNSLLLYPVVRVPLPPQAMP, encoded by the exons ATGGAACAAGCAGCATGCTACCTCTTCATGTTCATGGCGCTCCTGTTCCCGCTCGTTCTCCTCAAGCTCAAGAAACGTGCCGGCAATGGCGTGAGGCTGCCGCCAGGCCCGTGGCAGCTGCCGATGATCGGCAGCCTGCACCACCTCCTCGGCAAGCCGCTCGTCCACCGCGCCCTGGCCGACCTCGCCCGCCGGCTGGACGCGCCGCTCATGTACCTCCGGCTCGGCGAGGTCCCAGTCGTAGTCGCCACCTCCCCCGACGCGGCCCACGAGATCATGCGCACCCACGACGTCACCTTCGCCACGCGGCCGTGGAGCACCACCATGAAGATCATGATGGCCGACGGCTGCGGGCTGGGGTTCGCGCCCTACGGCGACCACTGGCGGCAGCTCCGCAAGATCAGCGTCCTGGAGCTGCTCAGCGCCCGGCGCGTCCAGTCCTTCCGCCACGTccgggaggaggaggtcgcccgcctcgtcgccgccgtcgccgcgaccCCGCCGGGCGAGCCGGCGAACCTGAGCGAGCGCATTGCCGCGGCGATCGCGGACTCGACGGTGCGCGCCCTCATCGGGGACAGGTTCGGGAGGCGTGAGGAGTTCCTGGAGACGATCGAGGAGGAGAGCAAGCTCACCTCAGGGTTCAACCTCAGCGACCTGTTCCCGTCGTCGGCGTGGTTCGTGAACGTGCTcagcggcacggcacggcgatCGCATGCGATGCACAAGAAGAGCATCGAGCTCATGGAACATGCCATCAAGCAGCATGAGGAGCTGAGGGCCACGATGGCAGCCAAGGGCAGAGTGGTGGAGGAAGGCGCTCTCGTCGACGTTCTCTTGAGAATACAGAAGGAAGGTGGCCTCAATGTCCCTCTCACCACGGGAACCATCAAAGCTGCTATCTTT GATCTATTCGGCGCCGGGAGCAAGACAGCAGCAATCACACTCCAATGGGCCATGTCAGAGCTCATTAGAAACCCGAATGCGATGAAGAAAGCGCAAGCCGAGGTAAGAAACATTCTCAATGGAAAGCCCAAAGTGACCGAGGATGATCTGGGCGAGATGAAGTACTTGAAGCTTATCATCAAGGAAACATTGAGGTTGCATCCGCCCGCGCCACTTCTTATCCCAAGGGAGTCCATGGACTCGTGCAAGATCCTAGGGTATGATGTGCCCAAAGGGACCACGGTGCTTGTGAACGCATGGGCGATCGGCAGGGACCCTAGGTATTGGGAAGATGCCGACGAGTTCAAACCCGAGCGGTTTGAATCCATTTCGGTTGATTTTAGGGGCACGGACTTTGAATACATTCCATTTGGCGCCGGACGAAGGATCTGCCCGGGAATACCGTTTGCGCAGGCAAACATGGAGCTCGTGCTCGCTGCCCTGCTGTATCACTTCGACTGGAAGGTGGCGTCTGGGATGAAGCCAAGTGAGTTGGACATGGCAGAGGAGATGGGCCTGACCATCCGGAGGAAGAACAGCCTGCTCCTGTATCCCGTCGTCCGTGTGCCGCTGCCGCCCCAAGCTATGCCGTAG